In a single window of the Candidatus Celerinatantimonas neptuna genome:
- the ulaA_1 gene encoding Ascorbate-specific PTS system EIIC component, producing MNTFFHFIIYDVLSVPAVLVGIIALIGLIVQKKSVDECIKGSIKTTMGFLIIGAGAGIIIASLGDFSKIFQFAFGIHGVVPTNEAIVAIAQKSFGREMALIMFFGMIINIIIARFSPWKYIFLTGHHILYMAVMIAAILTAAGMSGIALIGLGSLVLGIIMVLMPAIAQPYMREITGSDDIALGHFSTFSYVLSGFVAKRLGNKMKSTEDINVPKSLMFLRDTPVAISCTMAIIFLVSCAFAGKDFVNDVSHGQYWVVFALIQAITFAAGVYIILQGVRMLISEIVPAFKGISDKLVPNSKPALDCPIVFPYAPNAVLIGFISSFVAGLVGMFICYATHVTVIIPGVVPHFFIGATAGVFGNAMGGRRGAILGSFCEGLLITFLPVFLLPVLGNLGYSNTTFSDSDFGVVGILLGHIVQVFH from the coding sequence ATGAATACCTTTTTCCACTTTATTATTTATGATGTCTTATCGGTTCCAGCTGTATTAGTTGGGATCATTGCACTTATTGGCCTAATTGTTCAAAAAAAATCAGTCGACGAATGCATAAAAGGCTCAATTAAAACAACCATGGGATTTTTAATCATTGGTGCTGGGGCTGGAATTATTATTGCGTCATTGGGTGATTTTTCAAAAATATTCCAATTTGCATTCGGAATTCATGGTGTTGTCCCAACAAATGAAGCCATTGTTGCTATTGCCCAAAAATCTTTTGGCAGAGAAATGGCTCTCATCATGTTTTTCGGCATGATCATTAATATCATTATTGCGCGTTTCTCACCGTGGAAGTACATCTTTTTAACTGGTCATCATATTCTTTATATGGCCGTTATGATCGCAGCTATTTTAACGGCAGCAGGAATGAGTGGAATCGCCCTCATCGGACTAGGCTCCTTAGTTCTCGGTATCATAATGGTACTGATGCCAGCAATAGCTCAGCCATATATGCGTGAAATTACCGGATCTGATGACATTGCTCTGGGACATTTCTCAACCTTCTCTTATGTATTATCTGGCTTTGTTGCCAAACGCTTAGGCAATAAAATGAAGTCCACAGAAGATATCAATGTTCCTAAATCACTGATGTTTTTGAGAGATACGCCTGTTGCAATATCCTGTACTATGGCAATTATCTTTCTCGTGTCGTGCGCTTTTGCTGGAAAAGACTTTGTCAATGATGTAAGCCACGGTCAATACTGGGTAGTTTTTGCCTTGATTCAGGCCATTACGTTTGCCGCCGGCGTATATATCATTCTACAAGGCGTCCGAATGCTGATCTCTGAAATTGTTCCCGCATTTAAAGGAATTTCAGATAAACTGGTTCCTAACTCAAAACCTGCATTAGACTGTCCAATCGTGTTCCCCTACGCGCCAAACGCCGTCTTAATCGGCTTTATTAGCAGTTTTGTTGCAGGCCTTGTCGGGATGTTTATATGCTATGCAACCCATGTGACCGTAATTATTCCAGGTGTTGTGCCACACTTCTTCATTGGCGCAACGGCTGGTGTCTTTGGAAATGCAATGGGGGGTCGTCGTGGCGCAATCCTTGGTTCATTCTGTGAAGGATTATTAATCACATTTTTACCTGTATTCCTGCTACCCGTATTGGGTAATCTGGGGTATTCAAATACTACATTTAGTGATTCAGACTTCGGTGTGGTCGGTATTCTACTAGGACATATTGTTCAAGTTTTTCATTAA
- the gntR gene encoding HTH-type transcriptional regulator GntR yields the protein MAEKKVNRKKSVTLADIAKIVGVGNMTVSRALRTPDKVSDSVRQKIESVARELGYPIPVHVDSAKKMGIILIHSMDYFAYHELFLWIKKLFNKSGIDFLIDSSIMNGHDEYNKLILLSMMNPSFVILSSAPHLGDTVSLLKSMNVPVIEILSETPDPIDINIGISQQNTLYNLTEKHIGYGYSDICFVCEDQNNWKIKQQVIGWQRAMITHGLNPNQTLDLPDSFSYGKASGLIPEILLRWPMTQLVLCGNIQIANALICECFRRSIKIPEVLSIASVGSQDLAQNLYPSLSCADIPLKELAEEIYSVVKRCIRGHLIEQKIIIKDSLIKLRGSSCSGKRDNLRQNDWI from the coding sequence GTGGCAGAGAAAAAAGTCAATCGAAAAAAGAGTGTCACACTAGCTGACATTGCAAAAATTGTAGGTGTAGGAAACATGACTGTTTCCCGGGCGTTAAGAACACCCGATAAAGTATCGGATTCAGTTCGACAAAAAATAGAATCAGTTGCACGAGAGCTTGGGTATCCAATACCAGTTCACGTTGATTCTGCCAAAAAGATGGGGATTATTCTCATTCATTCTATGGATTATTTTGCCTATCATGAGCTTTTCTTATGGATAAAAAAACTGTTCAATAAGTCAGGAATTGATTTTTTAATAGATTCATCAATAATGAATGGGCATGATGAATATAATAAGTTAATTTTATTATCGATGATGAATCCATCTTTTGTTATTTTATCATCGGCCCCTCACCTTGGTGATACGGTTAGTCTATTAAAAAGTATGAATGTGCCAGTGATTGAAATATTATCTGAAACTCCTGATCCAATAGATATAAATATTGGTATATCTCAGCAGAATACACTTTACAATCTCACTGAGAAACATATTGGATATGGATATTCTGATATCTGTTTTGTTTGTGAAGACCAAAATAATTGGAAAATAAAACAACAGGTGATTGGTTGGCAGCGGGCCATGATTACACATGGATTGAATCCTAATCAAACATTGGATCTCCCTGATTCATTTTCATATGGTAAAGCATCGGGTTTAATCCCTGAGATACTATTGAGATGGCCTATGACACAGCTTGTATTATGCGGAAATATACAAATTGCGAATGCTTTAATTTGCGAATGTTTTCGACGAAGTATAAAAATACCAGAGGTGTTATCGATTGCTAGTGTTGGCAGCCAGGATCTTGCTCAAAATTTATATCCAAGTTTAAGTTGTGCAGATATTCCATTAAAAGAATTGGCAGAAGAGATTTATAGTGTTGTAAAAAGATGTATTCGTGGTCATTTGATTGAACAAAAAATCATAATTAAAGATTCTTTAATTAAATTAAGGGGTAGTTCTTGCTCTGGAAAACGCGATAACCTAAGACAAAATGATTGGATATAA
- the pknD gene encoding Serine/threonine-protein kinase PknD yields MINPAKPNDEEIRQRFTSDRYELIDKMGEGGFSHVFLAFDHKNKQKVTIKISKLACYSDERKAQLIHLKKEYAFLSELSHPNIIKILDYGRLSDKLVYQVFRHINGITLHEYLKRKGPPDVKTAYHIMTEILEALMYIHQHQIVHQDIKPSNIIVSQTRTKTHITIIDFGISTRIRNTSQSPKSIEHSLGTPIYCPPEQLQGKPPTFGNDLYMWGAVYLECLTGMPPQIKLSPSDKSQKQEISIILPKDLLAHPLGKILRQILIKDPNKRRNNTRLLLTQLRKVTMANLANLPPNSIDTMNDQPPTEIIANTTSTQ; encoded by the coding sequence ATGATAAACCCTGCTAAGCCCAACGATGAAGAAATAAGACAACGTTTTACCTCAGACCGGTATGAACTTATCGACAAAATGGGTGAAGGAGGATTTAGTCATGTATTTCTCGCATTCGATCATAAAAACAAGCAAAAAGTTACGATCAAAATATCCAAGTTGGCATGTTATTCAGACGAACGAAAAGCACAGTTGATTCATCTAAAAAAAGAATATGCTTTTTTATCAGAACTCTCTCATCCGAATATCATCAAAATACTCGACTACGGACGTCTGTCTGACAAACTAGTCTATCAGGTTTTCAGACATATAAACGGCATCACCTTACATGAGTATCTCAAGCGAAAGGGGCCCCCCGATGTAAAAACGGCCTATCATATTATGACTGAGATATTAGAAGCTCTGATGTATATCCATCAGCACCAAATCGTGCATCAAGATATCAAGCCATCGAATATCATTGTGTCTCAAACAAGAACGAAAACACACATAACCATCATCGACTTTGGCATCAGTACCAGAATCAGGAACACCTCCCAATCACCCAAGTCTATCGAACACTCACTCGGCACCCCAATCTATTGCCCACCTGAACAACTACAGGGAAAACCACCGACTTTTGGCAATGATCTATACATGTGGGGAGCCGTATATCTTGAATGCCTGACAGGCATGCCACCTCAAATAAAACTTTCACCATCAGATAAGTCTCAAAAACAAGAAATCTCGATAATCTTACCCAAGGACCTTTTAGCCCACCCTCTAGGAAAAATTCTCAGACAAATTTTAATAAAAGACCCGAATAAACGTCGAAACAACACTCGATTACTCCTCACCCAGCTGCGAAAAGTAACAATGGCAAACCTAGCCAATCTGCCACCCAATAGTATCGACACAATGAATGATCAGCCCCCTACCGAGATCATCGCTAACACGACATCAACGCAATAA
- the pcp gene encoding Pseudomonalisin — MNMYTDDYFQALPPTAVYKAAADNHAEHTLLFELNPEPNDDDLQFEMALYNTHPKNRQYVAAADQANRFKANDLSLKKIIDYVSQSGLTVKSNEENREVSVTGTLEQLAKLLGVSFHLYQDEDGCTFLAYHGAIQLPADLRPYIIHIEGLNDGLKHGHIPSKHLKLADDFNEASPVRRFSRKTAPSTDAQKRQIPQGYSPADLTQTYRFPDNQGEGQTVGIIALGGTFNQNDLNIFCKKFKLSVPELDIVGDEPWQNPQDKTVNDLEVNMDIQLVAGMVPKAKIVLYYAHTFEEGFQAVLSDHKNDVSVVSTSWANGENYVSQAERAQQLLLIRHLSMRGITVLAASGDDGIYQISSKRQLPGINLPAGFAQVIACGGTTLYKNGTEQVWNEDSHASGGAFSNIYQAPTFQYEALTHYATQYPYYSKQTCATPDLAVNASITHHNLMIYNGHLFFAAGTSAATPILAGLITRLNTALGYRLGYINNFLYQLMGSSAFNSHIPGNNGLPASQGWDPCTGLGSPNGVNLLNLIKETEAHWS; from the coding sequence ATGAATATGTATACTGACGATTACTTCCAGGCTCTGCCGCCGACAGCCGTATATAAAGCCGCTGCAGATAATCATGCCGAGCATACCTTATTATTTGAATTAAACCCGGAGCCCAACGACGACGATCTGCAATTTGAAATGGCACTCTATAATACCCATCCGAAAAACCGTCAATATGTAGCCGCAGCCGATCAAGCGAATCGCTTTAAAGCTAATGATCTGAGCCTGAAAAAAATTATCGATTATGTTTCCCAGTCAGGGCTGACAGTCAAAAGTAATGAAGAAAACCGGGAAGTATCTGTTACCGGAACTTTAGAACAACTCGCTAAATTACTCGGAGTGTCGTTCCACCTTTATCAGGATGAAGATGGCTGTACCTTTTTAGCTTACCATGGCGCAATTCAGTTACCTGCGGATCTTCGCCCCTACATTATCCATATTGAAGGTCTTAATGATGGTTTAAAACATGGTCACATTCCATCTAAACATTTAAAGCTGGCCGATGATTTCAATGAAGCATCGCCGGTTCGGCGTTTTTCACGAAAAACCGCACCGTCAACCGATGCTCAGAAGCGCCAGATCCCTCAAGGTTACTCCCCAGCTGATCTAACACAGACGTATCGCTTTCCAGATAATCAGGGAGAAGGGCAAACTGTAGGGATTATTGCTTTAGGTGGCACATTTAATCAAAACGACCTCAATATCTTTTGTAAAAAATTTAAGCTGAGTGTTCCAGAATTAGACATTGTGGGTGACGAACCCTGGCAAAATCCCCAAGACAAAACAGTCAATGATTTAGAAGTGAATATGGATATCCAGCTTGTTGCCGGCATGGTTCCTAAAGCCAAAATTGTTTTGTATTACGCGCATACTTTTGAAGAAGGGTTCCAGGCTGTCCTTAGTGATCATAAAAATGATGTCAGTGTCGTCAGCACCAGCTGGGCCAACGGGGAAAACTATGTCTCTCAGGCAGAGCGCGCCCAGCAATTACTTTTGATTCGTCATTTAAGCATGCGGGGTATCACCGTTCTGGCCGCTTCAGGCGATGATGGGATCTATCAAATCAGCTCTAAGCGACAACTCCCTGGCATTAACCTGCCGGCAGGGTTTGCTCAAGTCATTGCCTGTGGAGGAACCACTTTATATAAAAATGGAACAGAACAGGTATGGAATGAAGATTCACATGCATCAGGAGGAGCGTTCAGCAATATTTATCAGGCACCAACCTTTCAATATGAAGCACTCACTCACTACGCAACCCAATACCCATACTATTCAAAACAAACATGTGCGACCCCCGATCTTGCCGTTAATGCCAGTATCACGCATCATAATTTAATGATCTATAACGGCCACCTATTCTTTGCAGCAGGTACCAGTGCAGCAACCCCTATACTTGCCGGACTCATCACCCGCCTGAATACCGCACTCGGATATCGACTCGGTTATATCAACAACTTTTTATATCAACTCATGGGCTCCAGTGCATTTAATAGCCATATCCCTGGAAATAATGGTCTGCCAGCAAGTCAGGGATGGGATCCATGCACTGGTTTAGGCTCGCCCAATGGCGTCAACCTACTAAACCTAATCAAAGAAACTGAAGCACACTGGAGTTAA
- the ulaC_1 gene encoding Ascorbate-specific PTS system EIIA component — MLTSILPKSRIILTETVSNWRQAIDISLQPLLNEGCICDSYKKAILNMYAKLGPYFVLGPGIALLHARPEDGVNKLSLGMTIIKNGVSFDSPDNDPVRLIVTLAATDKNSHLDIIASVSELFLNEEDINKLIQSNTISDIYSIIKKY, encoded by the coding sequence ATGCTTACTTCCATTCTACCCAAATCGAGAATAATTTTAACAGAGACTGTATCTAATTGGAGACAAGCCATTGATATTTCACTACAACCTCTTTTAAACGAAGGTTGTATTTGTGATTCATATAAAAAAGCCATTCTTAACATGTATGCGAAATTGGGCCCTTACTTTGTACTAGGACCTGGCATTGCATTACTTCATGCCAGACCAGAAGATGGAGTTAATAAATTATCGTTAGGGATGACGATTATCAAAAATGGCGTATCGTTTGATTCACCTGATAATGATCCTGTCCGTCTAATCGTGACGCTTGCAGCAACGGATAAAAACTCACACTTGGATATTATTGCCAGTGTGTCAGAACTTTTTTTAAATGAAGAGGATATAAATAAGTTAATTCAATCCAATACTATTAGTGATATTTATTCAATTATAAAAAAATACTAA
- the lgrB gene encoding Linear gramicidin synthase subunit B, producing MDFCSICKRIDEISILHEEDIAIIDHETSINYRNLKDLSDCFAEYLITQDYYQKGQRVLVYIERNVDMPAIFLGILKAGLAYIPLSNFHTVNKIKRISEDSGAEHFITDNYDLAKQLSESTGINSHIVNDIISSDADSVENFPVIQSNDLAYVLYTSGSTGKPKGVMIEHGQLAYYTKWFANQSWGTTNCLPMTSAVSFAAAVSQMYYSLLRGQPLHILPDAYLHQPRELLQWYAMHPTAAIYCVPTIWQELLFYVQNQQNEQWALPKTVLLSGEAVSENLKDASFEQVSELDLYNLYGPTEATANASFCKMSPNAPVRLGQAITGSRLTLLNQSRQRVSDGDVGEIYIIGPGVAKGYLNDSLRTNERFCYVGDGSNKQWAHATGDLGRIDSNGLLEFLGRKDRQLKLNGIRFDPTEIEMALLQHPHISSCIIDLHCGPSQSQILVAYLVTSSAISWFELRRYLQDRVSNSLIPGQFIFIRSLPKLPNGKIDKSRLPAPMNERPDLSNGYRAAKNPVEQKLIEIFQQVLGYAGLGADDSILELGGNSLQFMQLQRMIQEQFGCSIDYRFLFEAQTPGQLSVLIEHADKKIDQKGDSGGSLSAGLSHEQLYFLTLSLLSDETDYQIYFYQNIWGKIDREVFDKSLRAVLAGNSILRTRIDLDCDDYLGTPYAPCEIEFTHLNAERSKVEQLDWLRNQAQSVCCAVDEGPLVHFQLLKISDERHVLLVTAHHCVFDRHSIDVFSRQLIESYRTILAGDIYQHPSYLPYQEYVRWQNNFLTDEIREEALAFWSKQLLEDSQYLNQTDSEMFARENSAVQEFQYTAEQSFLLEKYAKMHQVTVPVILLTAFDFALKYVDHCCHAIGIPVSNRAQCASEDVVGCFVNMMSFMVGESQETDFSLLSQLVQSDFLKRLSYSYMSYSEIIDYYRKIHRCEPFSFQISFNYLNKLPRTLVNQVEFISHEIQPEKSRLDLSLTVEEFNDSLKLYFTYDRDKYSDDQIIELIDALDHKLKKELLSVN from the coding sequence ATGGATTTTTGTTCCATTTGTAAGCGTATCGATGAAATTTCAATTCTCCATGAAGAAGACATCGCAATTATTGATCATGAAACATCTATTAACTATCGGAATCTAAAAGATTTATCCGATTGCTTTGCTGAGTATCTGATTACTCAAGATTATTATCAAAAAGGGCAACGGGTTCTGGTTTATATTGAACGTAATGTTGATATGCCTGCCATATTTTTAGGCATCTTAAAAGCAGGTCTTGCATATATTCCATTGTCTAATTTTCATACAGTTAACAAGATTAAGAGGATTTCTGAAGATTCCGGAGCAGAACATTTTATTACCGATAATTATGATTTGGCAAAGCAGTTGTCTGAGTCAACCGGGATTAATAGCCATATTGTCAATGACATTATCAGCAGTGATGCTGATTCGGTTGAAAACTTCCCGGTTATTCAATCGAATGATTTGGCTTATGTGTTATATACCTCCGGCTCAACGGGAAAACCTAAAGGTGTCATGATTGAACACGGACAGTTGGCTTATTATACGAAGTGGTTTGCCAATCAATCCTGGGGAACAACAAATTGCCTGCCGATGACATCTGCTGTGAGTTTCGCAGCTGCTGTGAGCCAGATGTATTATTCGCTGCTTCGAGGACAGCCTCTTCATATTTTACCTGATGCTTATCTACATCAGCCCCGTGAGTTATTGCAGTGGTATGCCATGCATCCTACGGCTGCAATTTATTGCGTACCAACTATCTGGCAAGAATTACTTTTTTATGTACAAAATCAGCAAAATGAACAATGGGCGCTACCTAAGACCGTCTTGCTCTCAGGAGAGGCTGTTTCTGAAAATTTAAAAGATGCCAGCTTTGAGCAAGTCAGTGAATTGGATTTATATAACCTGTATGGTCCAACAGAGGCCACGGCCAATGCTTCGTTTTGTAAAATGTCTCCAAATGCGCCCGTACGGCTTGGACAGGCTATTACCGGAAGCCGTTTGACCTTGCTCAATCAAAGCAGGCAACGCGTGTCCGATGGTGATGTCGGTGAGATTTATATTATTGGACCTGGTGTTGCTAAAGGATATTTGAATGATTCACTTCGGACCAATGAGCGATTTTGTTATGTAGGTGATGGATCGAATAAGCAATGGGCTCATGCTACAGGCGATTTGGGGCGAATCGATTCAAATGGACTATTAGAATTTCTGGGACGTAAAGATCGACAGCTGAAGCTGAATGGTATTCGATTCGACCCGACTGAAATAGAAATGGCTCTGTTACAACATCCTCATATTTCGTCTTGTATTATTGATTTACATTGTGGGCCGTCTCAATCTCAAATATTAGTTGCATATTTAGTTACATCTTCAGCTATCAGTTGGTTTGAGTTAAGGCGGTACTTGCAGGACAGAGTCTCAAATTCTCTGATTCCGGGCCAGTTTATATTTATTCGTTCACTTCCTAAATTACCTAATGGAAAGATTGATAAAAGCCGTTTGCCTGCTCCGATGAATGAGCGCCCTGATTTATCAAATGGTTATCGGGCTGCGAAAAATCCGGTTGAACAGAAGTTGATAGAGATATTTCAACAGGTACTGGGTTATGCGGGGTTAGGGGCTGATGATAGCATCCTGGAACTGGGTGGAAATTCTCTTCAATTTATGCAGTTGCAGCGGATGATTCAGGAACAGTTTGGCTGCTCGATTGATTACCGTTTTCTCTTTGAAGCGCAAACGCCGGGTCAGCTATCAGTACTGATTGAACATGCGGATAAAAAAATAGACCAGAAAGGGGATAGTGGCGGTTCTTTGTCGGCTGGGTTATCTCATGAACAGTTGTATTTTCTGACATTAAGTCTGCTTAGCGATGAGACAGATTATCAGATATATTTTTATCAAAATATTTGGGGAAAAATTGATAGAGAAGTTTTTGATAAAAGTCTTCGTGCGGTATTGGCTGGCAATTCGATATTACGTACCCGTATTGATCTGGACTGTGATGACTATTTGGGAACACCTTATGCTCCTTGCGAAATTGAGTTTACACATCTAAATGCTGAGCGATCAAAGGTCGAACAACTGGATTGGTTGAGAAATCAGGCTCAGTCGGTTTGTTGTGCAGTGGATGAGGGGCCTTTAGTTCATTTTCAACTTTTGAAGATTTCTGATGAGCGGCATGTTTTGTTGGTTACCGCGCATCACTGTGTTTTTGATCGTCATTCTATTGATGTATTTAGCCGACAGTTAATTGAGTCATATCGAACGATTTTGGCAGGGGATATTTATCAACATCCTTCATATCTCCCATATCAGGAGTATGTCAGATGGCAAAATAATTTTCTGACAGATGAAATTCGTGAAGAAGCACTGGCATTCTGGTCAAAACAACTGTTGGAGGATTCACAGTATTTGAATCAAACGGATTCAGAGATGTTTGCGCGGGAAAACAGTGCTGTCCAGGAATTTCAATATACCGCAGAGCAATCTTTCCTATTAGAAAAATATGCAAAAATGCATCAGGTGACCGTGCCGGTTATTTTGTTGACTGCCTTTGATTTCGCCTTGAAATATGTTGATCACTGTTGTCATGCGATTGGAATTCCTGTTTCAAATCGGGCCCAGTGTGCCAGTGAAGATGTGGTTGGCTGTTTTGTGAATATGATGAGTTTTATGGTTGGTGAATCACAAGAGACTGATTTTTCATTATTGAGTCAGTTAGTTCAGTCTGATTTTCTAAAACGATTATCTTATAGCTATATGAGTTATAGCGAGATTATTGATTATTATCGAAAGATTCATAGATGCGAACCCTTTTCTTTTCAAATTAGTTTTAATTATTTAAATAAGTTACCTAGAACTTTAGTGAATCAAGTGGAATTTATAAGCCATGAAATTCAACCAGAGAAATCACGTCTTGATTTATCGTTAACCGTTGAAGAGTTCAATGATTCACTAAAATTATATTTCACATATGATCGGGATAAATATTCTGATGATCAGATTATTGAATTGATTGATGCATTAGATCATAAGCTAAAAAAAGAACTTTTATCCGTAAATTAA
- the yghU gene encoding Disulfide-bond oxidoreductase YghU, translated as MSESYQPPEVWTWDSESGGTWSKTNRPVSGATYQAKLPVGRHPLQLYSMGTPNGQKVTILLEELLAQGEEAAEYDAHLIHIGEGEQFSSGFVEVNPNSKIPALLDCSVAPQIRVFESGAILLYLAEKFGHFLPKDIAQRTETLNWLFWLQGSAPYVGGGFGHFYHYAPVKIEYAINRFTMETKRQLDLLDKQLAENKYIAGDEYTIADIAIWPWYGNLVQGLQYEAGQFLDVESYSHLRRWAQQIAKRPAVKRGRIVNKTWGEDNEQLAERHDASDFDALGL; from the coding sequence ATGAGTGAATCCTATCAGCCACCTGAAGTTTGGACATGGGACAGCGAAAGTGGTGGTACCTGGTCTAAAACCAACCGGCCAGTCTCAGGTGCTACGTATCAAGCCAAACTTCCGGTCGGTCGCCACCCATTGCAGCTCTATTCGATGGGAACGCCCAATGGACAAAAAGTAACGATTCTGCTAGAAGAACTGCTCGCTCAGGGAGAAGAAGCCGCCGAATATGATGCACATTTAATTCATATCGGTGAAGGTGAACAATTTTCCAGTGGTTTTGTCGAAGTGAATCCCAATTCAAAAATTCCGGCACTGCTGGACTGTTCCGTAGCACCGCAAATCCGCGTATTCGAATCCGGAGCTATTTTGCTTTATCTCGCTGAAAAATTTGGTCATTTTCTTCCAAAAGACATAGCGCAGCGAACTGAAACACTCAACTGGTTATTCTGGTTACAGGGCTCAGCGCCTTACGTGGGTGGCGGATTTGGACACTTCTACCATTATGCCCCGGTAAAAATCGAATATGCCATCAATAGATTTACCATGGAAACCAAACGACAACTGGATCTACTCGATAAACAATTGGCAGAAAATAAATATATTGCAGGGGATGAATATACAATTGCAGATATTGCCATCTGGCCCTGGTATGGGAATTTAGTTCAGGGGCTACAATATGAAGCCGGACAATTTCTGGACGTCGAATCTTATTCTCATCTGCGTCGATGGGCTCAGCAGATTGCCAAGCGACCTGCCGTTAAACGCGGACGCATCGTCAATAAAACCTGGGGAGAGGATAACGAACAATTAGCTGAACGTCACGATGCATCAGATTTTGATGCACTGGGTTTATAA
- the ywnH_1 gene encoding Putative phosphinothricin acetyltransferase YwnH, with the protein MRTANETDLDAIVAIYNATIASRQSTADTNEVSVESRRAWFHEHDPNKRLLLVYEENGQIIAWVSFQSFYGRPAYDHTCELSIYLSPECRGKGLGKKLLSEALDLTQSLQIKTVLGFIFSHNTPSIRLFKALGFEIWSELPNVTEMDGKEYSVAILGKRGHP; encoded by the coding sequence ATGAGAACCGCCAACGAAACCGATTTAGACGCCATTGTGGCTATTTACAACGCAACGATTGCCAGCAGACAATCAACGGCCGATACCAACGAAGTCTCCGTCGAATCCAGACGGGCATGGTTTCATGAACATGACCCAAACAAGCGCCTATTACTGGTCTATGAAGAAAATGGACAAATCATCGCCTGGGTCAGTTTTCAGTCATTTTATGGTCGTCCGGCTTATGACCATACATGTGAGCTGAGCATTTACCTTTCCCCCGAATGTCGCGGAAAAGGCCTTGGCAAAAAATTACTCTCAGAGGCACTGGACCTCACACAATCACTACAAATAAAAACCGTCCTTGGGTTTATATTTTCCCACAATACCCCCAGTATCCGCCTGTTTAAGGCATTGGGCTTTGAAATCTGGAGCGAACTGCCAAATGTGACTGAAATGGATGGCAAAGAATATAGCGTGGCAATTCTGGGGAAACGGGGCCATCCGTAA
- the gcvA_2 gene encoding Glycine cleavage system transcriptional activator, translating into MIKRLPPLYALRAFEQAAKHGSFTAAAQSLSLTPSAISHHIKTLEESFDCKLFIRSGPRLEITEAGRIFATHLEEGFIKLQRACELFSLNSSEIRIKAPSTLTMKWLIDAAHAFESVNLSLKLQISSIWKNFDWVDFEREHYDCAILLGNGYYGQKNESRKLFDEWIIPICSPELKLKNKMEIPQNELIHPSIDRRDWRHWLQKAGKDIAVNLDRGKVFDTFEQGCFAAILGHGISIGDLVLSYEAITQGQLIYPFPEAVTTGNAYYLVWPSQSNRTESIETLYQFLLEQIPRISIPGLKYLK; encoded by the coding sequence ATGATAAAAAGATTACCACCACTCTATGCATTACGTGCATTTGAACAAGCAGCTAAACACGGCTCTTTCACCGCAGCAGCGCAGTCTCTCTCCCTGACCCCCAGTGCAATCAGTCACCATATTAAAACATTAGAAGAATCATTCGATTGTAAATTATTTATCCGTTCTGGACCCAGACTCGAAATTACAGAGGCCGGCAGAATTTTTGCCACACATTTAGAGGAAGGATTTATAAAATTACAACGGGCATGCGAATTATTTTCATTAAATAGTAGCGAAATACGAATTAAAGCACCATCCACATTAACAATGAAATGGTTAATCGATGCCGCCCATGCTTTTGAATCGGTCAATCTTAGCCTTAAGCTCCAAATATCAAGCATTTGGAAAAATTTCGATTGGGTCGATTTTGAAAGAGAACACTATGATTGTGCGATATTATTAGGTAATGGTTATTATGGCCAGAAAAATGAAAGCAGGAAACTTTTCGATGAATGGATTATTCCCATCTGCTCTCCCGAATTAAAATTAAAAAATAAAATGGAAATACCCCAAAATGAATTAATTCATCCATCGATTGACCGCAGAGATTGGCGTCATTGGTTACAAAAAGCAGGGAAAGATATCGCAGTAAATCTGGATAGAGGAAAAGTATTCGATACGTTTGAGCAGGGTTGTTTTGCAGCCATACTTGGACATGGCATTTCAATTGGCGATTTAGTTTTAAGCTATGAAGCCATTACTCAGGGACAACTAATCTACCCATTCCCTGAAGCCGTCACCACCGGGAATGCCTATTATTTAGTATGGCCAAGCCAAAGTAATCGAACAGAATCAATTGAAACACTATATCAATTCTTATTAGAACAAATACCCCGCATTTCAATTCCAGGATTAAAATACCTTAAATAA